One Vigna unguiculata cultivar IT97K-499-35 chromosome 7, ASM411807v1, whole genome shotgun sequence genomic region harbors:
- the LOC114191958 gene encoding protein FAR-RED IMPAIRED RESPONSE 1-like isoform X2, producing the protein MGDALNEVQHRGGVLDSSPKRDIALFEGDKDFEPHNGIEFESHEAAYLFYQEYAKSMGFTTSIKNSRRSKKTKEFIDAKFACSRYGVTPESDGGSSRRPSVKKTDCKACMHVKRKPDGKWIIHEFIKEHNHELLPALAYHFRIHRNVKLAEKNNIDILHAVSERTKKMYVEMSRQSGGCQNIGSYVSDINYQFDRGQYLALEEGDAQIMLEYFKHVQKESPNFFYSIDLNEEQRLRNLFWIDAKSINDYLSFNDVVSFDTTYIKSNDKLPFAPFVGVNHHSQPILLGCALVADETKPTFVWLMKTWLRAMGGQAPKVIITDQDKALKAAIEEVFPNVRHCFSLCHILERIPENLSFVIKQHNNFLQKFNKCIFKSWTDEQFDMRWWKMVSICELQDDIWFQSLYEDRKKWVPTYMGDTFLAGMSTPQRSESTSSFFDKYIHKKITLKEFVKQYGIILQNRYDEEAIADFESLHKQPALKSPSPWEKQMSTIYTHAIFKKFQVEVLGVAGCQSRIEVEDGTLAKFIVQDYEKDEEFLVTWNEMSSEVSCFCRLFEYKGFLCRHALSVLQRCGCSSVPSQYILKRWTKDAKIKESMADRTRRIQTRVQRYNDLCKRAIDLSEEGSLSEENYNVVFRALVDALKNCVLVNNSNNNGAETSNNAYGLREAEENQGPLALKPNKKRNAARKRKAQLEQDVILVNAQDSLQQMDNLSSDAMTLNGYYGTQQNVQGLVQLNLMEPPHDGYYVNQQSMQGLGPLNSMAPSHDGFFGTQQGIHGLGGQLEFRPATTFGYSLQVCDEPDPQFHGNSSRNT; encoded by the exons ATGGGTGATGCACTGAATGAAGTGCAGCACAGGGGTGGTGTACTCGATTCTTCTCCCAAGAGGGACATTGCATTATTTGAAGGAGACAAGGATTTTGAGCCGCACAATGGCATTGAATTTGAATCCCATGAAGCagcatatttattttatcaggAATATGCCAAATCTATGGGATTCACTACTTCAATAAAAAACAGCAGACgctcaaagaaaacaaaagaatttaTTGATGCTAAATTTGCATGCTCTAGGTATGGAGTTACGCCTGAGTCTGACGGTGGCAGCAGTCGAAGACCAAGCGTAAAGAAAACAGACTGCAAAGCTTGCATGCACGTGAAGAGAAAGCCAGATGGAAAATGGATCATTCACGAATTTATAAAGGAACATAATCATGAACTTTTACCAGCTTTGGCATATCATTTTCGGATTCATAGAAATGTGAAATTAGCTGAAAAGAATAATATTGATATCTTGCATGCTGTTAGTGAACGCACAAAAAAGATGTATGTTGAAATGTCAAGGCAATCTGGAGGCTGTCAAAACATCGGGTCTTATGTGAGTGATATAAACTATCAGTTTGACAGAGGCCAGTATTTGGCTTTGGAAGAGGGAGATGCCCAAATTATGCTTGAGTATTTTAAGCATGTGCAGAAGGAGAGTCCCAACTTCTTCTATTCTATAGATTTAAATGAAGAGCAGCGCTTAAGAAATCTATTTTGGATTGATGCAAAAAGTATCAATGATTATCTCAGCTTTAATGATGTGGTTTCATTTGATACCACTTACATAAAAAGCAATGACAAGTTGCCGTTTGCACCTTTTGTTGGAGTGAACCACCACTCGCAGCCTATTTTGCTTGGATGTGCATTGGTTGCTGATGAGACTAAACCGACATTTGTTTGGTTAATGAAGACATGGCTTAGAGCTATGGGTGGGCAAGCTCCCAAGGTTATAATCACCGATCAAGACAAAGCCTTGAAGGCAGCTATTGAAGAAGTCTTTCCGAATGTACGTCATTGTTTTTCTCTTTGCCACATACTAGAGAGGATACCAGAAAATCTCTCTTTTGTGATCAAACAACACAACAACTTCttacaaaaatttaacaagtGCATTTTTAAATCATGGACAGATGAACAGTTTGACATGAGATGGTGGAAAATGGTCAGTATATGTGAACTCCAAGATGATATTTGGTTTCAGTCATTGTATGAGGACCGGAAAAAGTGGGTGCCGACTTACATGGGGGATACCTTTTTAGCTGGAATGTCTACACCTCAGCGCTCTGAAAGTACGAGCTCTTTCTTTGACAAATATATTCACAAGAAAATTACCCTTAAGGAGTTTGTAAAACAGTATGGGATAATTCTGCAGAATAGGTATGATGAAGAAGCCATTGCGGATTTTGAATCATTGCACAAGCAGCCAGCACTTAAATCTCCTTCACCTTGGGAAAAGCAAATGTCAACAATTTATACACATGCaatatttaagaaatttcaAGTTGAAGTTCTGGGTGTAGCTGGTTGTCAATCTAGGATAGAGGTTGAAGATGGAACTCTTGCAAAGTTCATAGTTCAAGATTATGAGAAGGATGAAGAGTTTTTGGTAACTTGGAATGAAATGAGCTCAGAGGTCTCTTGCTTTTGTCGATTGTTTGAATATAAAGGTTTCCTCTGCAGGCATGCTTTGAGTGTTCTTCAACGTTGTGGTTGTTCAAGTGTTCCATCTCAGTATATCTTGAAGAGGTGGACGAAAGATGCCAAAATTAAGGAATCAATGGCTGATAGGACAAGAAGGATACAAACTAGGGTGCAGCGATATAATGACTTGTGTAAACGAGCTATCGATTTAAGTGAAGAAGGATCATTATCTGAAGAGAATTACAATGTTGTTTTTCGTGCACTTGTTGACGCCTTGAAGAACTGTGTGCTGGTGAATAATTCCAATAACAACGGTGCAGAAACTAGCAATAATGCCTATGGCCTTCGTGAAGCAGAAGAGAATCAGGGTCCTCTCGCTttgaaaccaaataaaaagaGGAACGCAGCTAGGAAAAGAAAG GCACAATTAGAGCAGGATGTTATACTTGTTAATGCTCAAGATAGCCTGCAGCAAATG GATAATCTCAGCTCGGATGCAATGACCCTTAATGGATATTATGGTACCCAGCAGAATGTGCAAGGACTG GTACAATTGAACTTAATGGAGCCGCCTCATGATGGTTACTATGTTAATCAACAGAGCATGCAAGGCCTG GGTCCTTTGAATTCCATGGCTCCAAGCCATGATGGGTTTTTTGGAACACAGCAAGGAATTCATGGACTG GGAGGGCAATTGGAATTTCGTCCAGCAACTACTTTTGGATATAGCCTTCAGGTTTGC GATGAACCTGATCCCCAGTTTCATGGCAACAGTTCAAGAAATACTtag
- the LOC114191958 gene encoding protein FAR-RED IMPAIRED RESPONSE 1-like isoform X4 — protein sequence MGDALNEVQHRGGVLDSSPKRDIALFEGDKDFEPHNGIEFESHEAAYLFYQEYAKSMGFTTSIKNSRRSKKTKEFIDAKFACSRYGVTPESDGGSSRRPSVKKTDCKACMHVKRKPDGKWIIHEFIKEHNHELLPALAYHFRIHRNVKLAEKNNIDILHAVSERTKKMYVEMSRQSGGCQNIGSYVSDINYQFDRGQYLALEEGDAQIMLEYFKHVQKESPNFFYSIDLNEEQRLRNLFWIDAKSINDYLSFNDVVSFDTTYIKSNDKLPFAPFVGVNHHSQPILLGCALVADETKPTFVWLMKTWLRAMGGQAPKVIITDQDKALKAAIEEVFPNVRHCFSLCHILERIPENLSFVIKQHNNFLQKFNKCIFKSWTDEQFDMRWWKMVSICELQDDIWFQSLYEDRKKWVPTYMGDTFLAGMSTPQRSESTSSFFDKYIHKKITLKEFVKQYGIILQNRYDEEAIADFESLHKQPALKSPSPWEKQMSTIYTHAIFKKFQVEVLGVAGCQSRIEVEDGTLAKFIVQDYEKDEEFLVTWNEMSSEVSCFCRLFEYKGFLCRHALSVLQRCGCSSVPSQYILKRWTKDAKIKESMADRTRRIQTRVQRYNDLCKRAIDLSEEGSLSEENYNVVFRALVDALKNCVLVNNSNNNGAETSNNAYGLREAEENQGPLALKPNKKRNAARKRKAQLEQDVILVNAQDSLQQMDNLSSDAMTLNGYYGTQQNVQGLVQLNLMEPPHDGYYVNQQSMQGLGPLNSMAPSHDGFFGTQQGIHGLGGQLEFRPATTFGYSLQDEPDPQFHGNSSRNT from the exons ATGGGTGATGCACTGAATGAAGTGCAGCACAGGGGTGGTGTACTCGATTCTTCTCCCAAGAGGGACATTGCATTATTTGAAGGAGACAAGGATTTTGAGCCGCACAATGGCATTGAATTTGAATCCCATGAAGCagcatatttattttatcaggAATATGCCAAATCTATGGGATTCACTACTTCAATAAAAAACAGCAGACgctcaaagaaaacaaaagaatttaTTGATGCTAAATTTGCATGCTCTAGGTATGGAGTTACGCCTGAGTCTGACGGTGGCAGCAGTCGAAGACCAAGCGTAAAGAAAACAGACTGCAAAGCTTGCATGCACGTGAAGAGAAAGCCAGATGGAAAATGGATCATTCACGAATTTATAAAGGAACATAATCATGAACTTTTACCAGCTTTGGCATATCATTTTCGGATTCATAGAAATGTGAAATTAGCTGAAAAGAATAATATTGATATCTTGCATGCTGTTAGTGAACGCACAAAAAAGATGTATGTTGAAATGTCAAGGCAATCTGGAGGCTGTCAAAACATCGGGTCTTATGTGAGTGATATAAACTATCAGTTTGACAGAGGCCAGTATTTGGCTTTGGAAGAGGGAGATGCCCAAATTATGCTTGAGTATTTTAAGCATGTGCAGAAGGAGAGTCCCAACTTCTTCTATTCTATAGATTTAAATGAAGAGCAGCGCTTAAGAAATCTATTTTGGATTGATGCAAAAAGTATCAATGATTATCTCAGCTTTAATGATGTGGTTTCATTTGATACCACTTACATAAAAAGCAATGACAAGTTGCCGTTTGCACCTTTTGTTGGAGTGAACCACCACTCGCAGCCTATTTTGCTTGGATGTGCATTGGTTGCTGATGAGACTAAACCGACATTTGTTTGGTTAATGAAGACATGGCTTAGAGCTATGGGTGGGCAAGCTCCCAAGGTTATAATCACCGATCAAGACAAAGCCTTGAAGGCAGCTATTGAAGAAGTCTTTCCGAATGTACGTCATTGTTTTTCTCTTTGCCACATACTAGAGAGGATACCAGAAAATCTCTCTTTTGTGATCAAACAACACAACAACTTCttacaaaaatttaacaagtGCATTTTTAAATCATGGACAGATGAACAGTTTGACATGAGATGGTGGAAAATGGTCAGTATATGTGAACTCCAAGATGATATTTGGTTTCAGTCATTGTATGAGGACCGGAAAAAGTGGGTGCCGACTTACATGGGGGATACCTTTTTAGCTGGAATGTCTACACCTCAGCGCTCTGAAAGTACGAGCTCTTTCTTTGACAAATATATTCACAAGAAAATTACCCTTAAGGAGTTTGTAAAACAGTATGGGATAATTCTGCAGAATAGGTATGATGAAGAAGCCATTGCGGATTTTGAATCATTGCACAAGCAGCCAGCACTTAAATCTCCTTCACCTTGGGAAAAGCAAATGTCAACAATTTATACACATGCaatatttaagaaatttcaAGTTGAAGTTCTGGGTGTAGCTGGTTGTCAATCTAGGATAGAGGTTGAAGATGGAACTCTTGCAAAGTTCATAGTTCAAGATTATGAGAAGGATGAAGAGTTTTTGGTAACTTGGAATGAAATGAGCTCAGAGGTCTCTTGCTTTTGTCGATTGTTTGAATATAAAGGTTTCCTCTGCAGGCATGCTTTGAGTGTTCTTCAACGTTGTGGTTGTTCAAGTGTTCCATCTCAGTATATCTTGAAGAGGTGGACGAAAGATGCCAAAATTAAGGAATCAATGGCTGATAGGACAAGAAGGATACAAACTAGGGTGCAGCGATATAATGACTTGTGTAAACGAGCTATCGATTTAAGTGAAGAAGGATCATTATCTGAAGAGAATTACAATGTTGTTTTTCGTGCACTTGTTGACGCCTTGAAGAACTGTGTGCTGGTGAATAATTCCAATAACAACGGTGCAGAAACTAGCAATAATGCCTATGGCCTTCGTGAAGCAGAAGAGAATCAGGGTCCTCTCGCTttgaaaccaaataaaaagaGGAACGCAGCTAGGAAAAGAAAG GCACAATTAGAGCAGGATGTTATACTTGTTAATGCTCAAGATAGCCTGCAGCAAATG GATAATCTCAGCTCGGATGCAATGACCCTTAATGGATATTATGGTACCCAGCAGAATGTGCAAGGACTG GTACAATTGAACTTAATGGAGCCGCCTCATGATGGTTACTATGTTAATCAACAGAGCATGCAAGGCCTG GGTCCTTTGAATTCCATGGCTCCAAGCCATGATGGGTTTTTTGGAACACAGCAAGGAATTCATGGACTG GGAGGGCAATTGGAATTTCGTCCAGCAACTACTTTTGGATATAGCCTTCAG GATGAACCTGATCCCCAGTTTCATGGCAACAGTTCAAGAAATACTtag
- the LOC114191958 gene encoding protein FAR-RED IMPAIRED RESPONSE 1-like isoform X3, translated as MGDALNEVQHRGGVLDSSPKRDIALFEGDKDFEPHNGIEFESHEAAYLFYQEYAKSMGFTTSIKNSRRSKKTKEFIDAKFACSRYGVTPESDGGSSRRPSVKKTDCKACMHVKRKPDGKWIIHEFIKEHNHELLPALAYHFRIHRNVKLAEKNNIDILHAVSERTKKMYVEMSRQSGGCQNIGSYVSDINYQFDRGQYLALEEGDAQIMLEYFKHVQKESPNFFYSIDLNEEQRLRNLFWIDAKSINDYLSFNDVVSFDTTYIKSNDKLPFAPFVGVNHHSQPILLGCALVADETKPTFVWLMKTWLRAMGGQAPKVIITDQDKALKAAIEEVFPNVRHCFSLCHILERIPENLSFVIKQHNNFLQKFNKCIFKSWTDEQFDMRWWKMVSICELQDDIWFQSLYEDRKKWVPTYMGDTFLAGMSTPQRSESTSSFFDKYIHKKITLKEFVKQYGIILQNRYDEEAIADFESLHKQPALKSPSPWEKQMSTIYTHAIFKKFQVEVLGVAGCQSRIEVEDGTLAKFIVQDYEKDEEFLVTWNEMSSEVSCFCRLFEYKGFLCRHALSVLQRCGCSSVPSQYILKRWTKDAKIKESMADRTRRIQTRVQRYNDLCKRAIDLSEEGSLSEENYNVVFRALVDALKNCVLVNNSNNNGAETSNNAYGLREAEENQGPLALKPNKKRNAARKRKAQLEQDVILVNAQDSLQQMDNLSSDAMTLNGYYGTQQNVQGLQVQLNLMEPPHDGYYVNQQSMQGLGPLNSMAPSHDGFFGTQQGIHGLGGQLEFRPATTFGYSLQDEPDPQFHGNSSRNT; from the exons ATGGGTGATGCACTGAATGAAGTGCAGCACAGGGGTGGTGTACTCGATTCTTCTCCCAAGAGGGACATTGCATTATTTGAAGGAGACAAGGATTTTGAGCCGCACAATGGCATTGAATTTGAATCCCATGAAGCagcatatttattttatcaggAATATGCCAAATCTATGGGATTCACTACTTCAATAAAAAACAGCAGACgctcaaagaaaacaaaagaatttaTTGATGCTAAATTTGCATGCTCTAGGTATGGAGTTACGCCTGAGTCTGACGGTGGCAGCAGTCGAAGACCAAGCGTAAAGAAAACAGACTGCAAAGCTTGCATGCACGTGAAGAGAAAGCCAGATGGAAAATGGATCATTCACGAATTTATAAAGGAACATAATCATGAACTTTTACCAGCTTTGGCATATCATTTTCGGATTCATAGAAATGTGAAATTAGCTGAAAAGAATAATATTGATATCTTGCATGCTGTTAGTGAACGCACAAAAAAGATGTATGTTGAAATGTCAAGGCAATCTGGAGGCTGTCAAAACATCGGGTCTTATGTGAGTGATATAAACTATCAGTTTGACAGAGGCCAGTATTTGGCTTTGGAAGAGGGAGATGCCCAAATTATGCTTGAGTATTTTAAGCATGTGCAGAAGGAGAGTCCCAACTTCTTCTATTCTATAGATTTAAATGAAGAGCAGCGCTTAAGAAATCTATTTTGGATTGATGCAAAAAGTATCAATGATTATCTCAGCTTTAATGATGTGGTTTCATTTGATACCACTTACATAAAAAGCAATGACAAGTTGCCGTTTGCACCTTTTGTTGGAGTGAACCACCACTCGCAGCCTATTTTGCTTGGATGTGCATTGGTTGCTGATGAGACTAAACCGACATTTGTTTGGTTAATGAAGACATGGCTTAGAGCTATGGGTGGGCAAGCTCCCAAGGTTATAATCACCGATCAAGACAAAGCCTTGAAGGCAGCTATTGAAGAAGTCTTTCCGAATGTACGTCATTGTTTTTCTCTTTGCCACATACTAGAGAGGATACCAGAAAATCTCTCTTTTGTGATCAAACAACACAACAACTTCttacaaaaatttaacaagtGCATTTTTAAATCATGGACAGATGAACAGTTTGACATGAGATGGTGGAAAATGGTCAGTATATGTGAACTCCAAGATGATATTTGGTTTCAGTCATTGTATGAGGACCGGAAAAAGTGGGTGCCGACTTACATGGGGGATACCTTTTTAGCTGGAATGTCTACACCTCAGCGCTCTGAAAGTACGAGCTCTTTCTTTGACAAATATATTCACAAGAAAATTACCCTTAAGGAGTTTGTAAAACAGTATGGGATAATTCTGCAGAATAGGTATGATGAAGAAGCCATTGCGGATTTTGAATCATTGCACAAGCAGCCAGCACTTAAATCTCCTTCACCTTGGGAAAAGCAAATGTCAACAATTTATACACATGCaatatttaagaaatttcaAGTTGAAGTTCTGGGTGTAGCTGGTTGTCAATCTAGGATAGAGGTTGAAGATGGAACTCTTGCAAAGTTCATAGTTCAAGATTATGAGAAGGATGAAGAGTTTTTGGTAACTTGGAATGAAATGAGCTCAGAGGTCTCTTGCTTTTGTCGATTGTTTGAATATAAAGGTTTCCTCTGCAGGCATGCTTTGAGTGTTCTTCAACGTTGTGGTTGTTCAAGTGTTCCATCTCAGTATATCTTGAAGAGGTGGACGAAAGATGCCAAAATTAAGGAATCAATGGCTGATAGGACAAGAAGGATACAAACTAGGGTGCAGCGATATAATGACTTGTGTAAACGAGCTATCGATTTAAGTGAAGAAGGATCATTATCTGAAGAGAATTACAATGTTGTTTTTCGTGCACTTGTTGACGCCTTGAAGAACTGTGTGCTGGTGAATAATTCCAATAACAACGGTGCAGAAACTAGCAATAATGCCTATGGCCTTCGTGAAGCAGAAGAGAATCAGGGTCCTCTCGCTttgaaaccaaataaaaagaGGAACGCAGCTAGGAAAAGAAAG GCACAATTAGAGCAGGATGTTATACTTGTTAATGCTCAAGATAGCCTGCAGCAAATG GATAATCTCAGCTCGGATGCAATGACCCTTAATGGATATTATGGTACCCAGCAGAATGTGCAAGGACTG CAGGTACAATTGAACTTAATGGAGCCGCCTCATGATGGTTACTATGTTAATCAACAGAGCATGCAAGGCCTG GGTCCTTTGAATTCCATGGCTCCAAGCCATGATGGGTTTTTTGGAACACAGCAAGGAATTCATGGACTG GGAGGGCAATTGGAATTTCGTCCAGCAACTACTTTTGGATATAGCCTTCAG GATGAACCTGATCCCCAGTTTCATGGCAACAGTTCAAGAAATACTtag
- the LOC114191958 gene encoding protein FAR-RED IMPAIRED RESPONSE 1-like isoform X1 has translation MGDALNEVQHRGGVLDSSPKRDIALFEGDKDFEPHNGIEFESHEAAYLFYQEYAKSMGFTTSIKNSRRSKKTKEFIDAKFACSRYGVTPESDGGSSRRPSVKKTDCKACMHVKRKPDGKWIIHEFIKEHNHELLPALAYHFRIHRNVKLAEKNNIDILHAVSERTKKMYVEMSRQSGGCQNIGSYVSDINYQFDRGQYLALEEGDAQIMLEYFKHVQKESPNFFYSIDLNEEQRLRNLFWIDAKSINDYLSFNDVVSFDTTYIKSNDKLPFAPFVGVNHHSQPILLGCALVADETKPTFVWLMKTWLRAMGGQAPKVIITDQDKALKAAIEEVFPNVRHCFSLCHILERIPENLSFVIKQHNNFLQKFNKCIFKSWTDEQFDMRWWKMVSICELQDDIWFQSLYEDRKKWVPTYMGDTFLAGMSTPQRSESTSSFFDKYIHKKITLKEFVKQYGIILQNRYDEEAIADFESLHKQPALKSPSPWEKQMSTIYTHAIFKKFQVEVLGVAGCQSRIEVEDGTLAKFIVQDYEKDEEFLVTWNEMSSEVSCFCRLFEYKGFLCRHALSVLQRCGCSSVPSQYILKRWTKDAKIKESMADRTRRIQTRVQRYNDLCKRAIDLSEEGSLSEENYNVVFRALVDALKNCVLVNNSNNNGAETSNNAYGLREAEENQGPLALKPNKKRNAARKRKAQLEQDVILVNAQDSLQQMDNLSSDAMTLNGYYGTQQNVQGLQVQLNLMEPPHDGYYVNQQSMQGLGPLNSMAPSHDGFFGTQQGIHGLGGQLEFRPATTFGYSLQVCDEPDPQFHGNSSRNT, from the exons ATGGGTGATGCACTGAATGAAGTGCAGCACAGGGGTGGTGTACTCGATTCTTCTCCCAAGAGGGACATTGCATTATTTGAAGGAGACAAGGATTTTGAGCCGCACAATGGCATTGAATTTGAATCCCATGAAGCagcatatttattttatcaggAATATGCCAAATCTATGGGATTCACTACTTCAATAAAAAACAGCAGACgctcaaagaaaacaaaagaatttaTTGATGCTAAATTTGCATGCTCTAGGTATGGAGTTACGCCTGAGTCTGACGGTGGCAGCAGTCGAAGACCAAGCGTAAAGAAAACAGACTGCAAAGCTTGCATGCACGTGAAGAGAAAGCCAGATGGAAAATGGATCATTCACGAATTTATAAAGGAACATAATCATGAACTTTTACCAGCTTTGGCATATCATTTTCGGATTCATAGAAATGTGAAATTAGCTGAAAAGAATAATATTGATATCTTGCATGCTGTTAGTGAACGCACAAAAAAGATGTATGTTGAAATGTCAAGGCAATCTGGAGGCTGTCAAAACATCGGGTCTTATGTGAGTGATATAAACTATCAGTTTGACAGAGGCCAGTATTTGGCTTTGGAAGAGGGAGATGCCCAAATTATGCTTGAGTATTTTAAGCATGTGCAGAAGGAGAGTCCCAACTTCTTCTATTCTATAGATTTAAATGAAGAGCAGCGCTTAAGAAATCTATTTTGGATTGATGCAAAAAGTATCAATGATTATCTCAGCTTTAATGATGTGGTTTCATTTGATACCACTTACATAAAAAGCAATGACAAGTTGCCGTTTGCACCTTTTGTTGGAGTGAACCACCACTCGCAGCCTATTTTGCTTGGATGTGCATTGGTTGCTGATGAGACTAAACCGACATTTGTTTGGTTAATGAAGACATGGCTTAGAGCTATGGGTGGGCAAGCTCCCAAGGTTATAATCACCGATCAAGACAAAGCCTTGAAGGCAGCTATTGAAGAAGTCTTTCCGAATGTACGTCATTGTTTTTCTCTTTGCCACATACTAGAGAGGATACCAGAAAATCTCTCTTTTGTGATCAAACAACACAACAACTTCttacaaaaatttaacaagtGCATTTTTAAATCATGGACAGATGAACAGTTTGACATGAGATGGTGGAAAATGGTCAGTATATGTGAACTCCAAGATGATATTTGGTTTCAGTCATTGTATGAGGACCGGAAAAAGTGGGTGCCGACTTACATGGGGGATACCTTTTTAGCTGGAATGTCTACACCTCAGCGCTCTGAAAGTACGAGCTCTTTCTTTGACAAATATATTCACAAGAAAATTACCCTTAAGGAGTTTGTAAAACAGTATGGGATAATTCTGCAGAATAGGTATGATGAAGAAGCCATTGCGGATTTTGAATCATTGCACAAGCAGCCAGCACTTAAATCTCCTTCACCTTGGGAAAAGCAAATGTCAACAATTTATACACATGCaatatttaagaaatttcaAGTTGAAGTTCTGGGTGTAGCTGGTTGTCAATCTAGGATAGAGGTTGAAGATGGAACTCTTGCAAAGTTCATAGTTCAAGATTATGAGAAGGATGAAGAGTTTTTGGTAACTTGGAATGAAATGAGCTCAGAGGTCTCTTGCTTTTGTCGATTGTTTGAATATAAAGGTTTCCTCTGCAGGCATGCTTTGAGTGTTCTTCAACGTTGTGGTTGTTCAAGTGTTCCATCTCAGTATATCTTGAAGAGGTGGACGAAAGATGCCAAAATTAAGGAATCAATGGCTGATAGGACAAGAAGGATACAAACTAGGGTGCAGCGATATAATGACTTGTGTAAACGAGCTATCGATTTAAGTGAAGAAGGATCATTATCTGAAGAGAATTACAATGTTGTTTTTCGTGCACTTGTTGACGCCTTGAAGAACTGTGTGCTGGTGAATAATTCCAATAACAACGGTGCAGAAACTAGCAATAATGCCTATGGCCTTCGTGAAGCAGAAGAGAATCAGGGTCCTCTCGCTttgaaaccaaataaaaagaGGAACGCAGCTAGGAAAAGAAAG GCACAATTAGAGCAGGATGTTATACTTGTTAATGCTCAAGATAGCCTGCAGCAAATG GATAATCTCAGCTCGGATGCAATGACCCTTAATGGATATTATGGTACCCAGCAGAATGTGCAAGGACTG CAGGTACAATTGAACTTAATGGAGCCGCCTCATGATGGTTACTATGTTAATCAACAGAGCATGCAAGGCCTG GGTCCTTTGAATTCCATGGCTCCAAGCCATGATGGGTTTTTTGGAACACAGCAAGGAATTCATGGACTG GGAGGGCAATTGGAATTTCGTCCAGCAACTACTTTTGGATATAGCCTTCAGGTTTGC GATGAACCTGATCCCCAGTTTCATGGCAACAGTTCAAGAAATACTtag